The Papaver somniferum cultivar HN1 chromosome 3, ASM357369v1, whole genome shotgun sequence genome includes a region encoding these proteins:
- the LOC113355411 gene encoding uncharacterized protein LOC113355411 has protein sequence MIRIGIAVLQLSELFVSSIVHLLYGFYIFSTAVASDLSQALINKPNLIEIQPKIHSVNTTTSDDDDDDNGVVAAAEDDDKNNGLLPPIVLVHGIFGFGKGRLGGLSYFAGAEKKDERVLVPDLGSLTSIYDRARELFYYLKGGQVDYGEEHSKTYGHSQFGRDYEQGNYPEWDEDHPIHFVGHSAGAQVVRALQQMLADKAFKGYEDTSENWVLSISSLSGAFNGTTRTYLDGMQPDDGRSMKPICLLQLCRLGVIIYDWLDIPWLKAYYNFGFDHFNMSWKKSGLTGLVDLLLGNTGPFASEDWILPDLTIQGSMRLNSHLHTFPNTYYFSYATKKTRNLMGITLPSSILGIHPMLFIRVLQMSQWTHPPDAPLPYKGYRDEDWQDNDGALNTISMTYPRLPTEHPNKFVENDSDCQPLQPGIWYHKIVEGDHILFIVNRERAGVQFDLIYDSIFERCRKHVLRTRPTLPNQIQH, from the exons atgataaGAATAGGGATAGCAGTATTACAATTATCAGAACTATTTGTTAGTTCAATAGTTCATTTGTTATATGGGTTTTACATTTTTAGTACAGCTGTAGCTTCAGATCTTTCTCAAGCTTTGATTAATAAACCTAATCTCATTGAAATTCAACCTAAAATTCACTCTGTAAATACTACCACttctgacgatgatgatgatgataatggtgttgttgctgctgctgaagatgaTGATAAGAATAATGGGTTGTTACCTCCGATTGTTTTGGTTCATGGGATCTTCGGATTTGGCAAAGGG AGATTGGGTGGATTATCATATTTTGCTGGAGCTGAGAAGAAGGATGAACGTGTTCTTGTGCCTGATTTAGGTTCATTAACCAGCATTTATGATAGAGCTCGTGAATTGTTTTATTATTTGAAAGGTGGACAAGTTGATTATGGTGAAGAACATTCCAAAACTTATGGTCATTCTCAGTTTGGAAGAGATTATGAACAAG GAAATTACCCTGAATGGGATGAAGATCATCCAATTCATTTTGTTGGGCATTCCGCTGGTGCGCAAGTGGTTCGTGCATTGCAGCAAATGCTAGCTGACAAG GCTTTCAAGGGGTATGAGGATACGTCCGAGAACTGGGTGTTGAGCATATCGTCTTTGTCTGGCGCGTTTAATGGGACAACACGAACCTACTTGGATGGAATGCA ACCTGATGATGGGAGATCGATGAAGCCTATATGTCTCCTACAGCTGTGTCGATTGGGTGTTATAATTTACGACTGGCTTGATATACCATGGCTAAAAGCTTACTACAATTTTGGGTTTGATCATTTCAACATGTCATGGAAGAAATCAGGTCTTACGGGTTTAGTTGATTTGTTATTGGGGAACACTGGTCCGTTTGCATCAGAGGATTGGATCCTGCCAGACCTTACTATTCAAGGATCAATGAGGCTCAATTCTCATCTACATACATTCCCCAATACATATTATTTCAGCTATGCTACTAAGAAGACAAGAAACTTAATGGGTATTACATTGCCTTCTAGCATACTAGGGATTCATCCTATGCTTTTCATCAGAGTCTTGCAAATGAGCCAGTGGACACACCCGCCAGATGCGCCGCTTCCATATAAAGGATACAG GGATGAAGATTGGCAGGACAATGACGGTGCACTCAACACCATATCAATGACTTACCCCAGACTCCCAACCGAGCATCCCAACAAATTTGTGGAAAATGACTCTGATTGCCAGCCTTTGCAACCCGGAATCTG GTACCACAAGATTGTAGAAGGCGATCACATTCTTTTCATTGTGAATCGGGAGAGAGCAGGTGTACAGTTTGATCTCATTTACGACAGCATTTTTGAGCGCTGCAGAAAGCATGTACTTAGAACTAGACCAACACTACCCAACCAAATCCAACACTAA
- the LOC113355412 gene encoding serine/threonine-protein phosphatase BSL1-like, whose product MSTGAAATKPWLYPAPTYNFVETNWDTDEDAPGPRCGHTLTAVAATKSHGPRLILFGGATAIEGGASSSAPGIRLAGVTNSVHCYDVLTRKWTRMKPAGEPPSPRAAHAAAAVGTMVVFQGGIGPAGHSTDDLYVLDLTNDKFKWHRVVVQDPGPGPRYGHAMDLIAQRYLVTVSGNDGKRVLSDAWALDTAQKPYKWLKLNPEGDKPCARMYATASSRSDGMFLLCGGRDTSGTPLSDAYGLLMHRNGQWEWTLAPGVSPSPRYQHSAVFVGARLHVTGGALRGGRAIDGEASIAVLDTAAGVWLDRNGVVTSSRANKGVADFDAAVELMRRCRHASASVGVRIYIFGGLRGDQLLDDLLIAENSPFQSDINTPISTSERPSTPRMPKASPPAPSPYPTNSDSGTTSPTNSDSRPASPTPLGASSSIDKKSVDKLVEASAAEAEAASAVWQAAKAASSVPTEEASTSDGNNAHVPEVMSDGSDTEGDVRLFSRAVVVAKETVGNLGGLVRQLSLDQFENESRRVNPLNNDQGYPNKKFLARQRSPQGLHKKIISLLLRPRNWKAPANRRFFLDSYEVGELCYAAEQIFMQEPTVLQLKAPVKVFGDLHGQFGDLMRLFDEYGFPATAGDLTYIDYLFLGDYVDRGQHSLETITLLLALKIEYPENVHLIRGNHEAADINALFGFRLECIERMGENDGIWAWTRFNQLFNYLPLAALIEKKIICMHGGIGRSINSIEQIEKLERPITMDAGSIVLMDLLWSDPTENDSIEGLRPNARGPGLVTFGPDRVIEFCKKNKLQLIIRAHECVMDGFERFAQGQLITLFSATNYCGTANNAGAILVVGRGLVVVPKLIHPLPPPLLSPENSPERGVDDTWMQELNIQRPPTPTRGRPQPDHDRSSLAYI is encoded by the exons ATGAGTACAGGAGCTGCTGCTACAAAGCCATGGTTATACCCAGCACCAACATACAATTTTGTAGAAACAAATTGGGATACTGATGAAGATGCACCAGGTCCACGTTGTGGACATACACTAACTGCTGTTGCTGCTACTAAATCACATGGTCCTCGTCTGATTCTGTTTGGTGGTGCTACTGCTATTGAAGGGGgtgcttcttcttctgctcctggtATTAGATTAGCTGGTGTTACTAATTCTGTTCATTGTTATGATGTTCTCACTAGGAAATGGACAAG gatGAAACCTGCTGGGGAACCACCATCACCTAGGGCAGCTCATGCTGCAGCCGCTGTTGGTACTATGGTTGTTTTCCAG GGTGGAATAGGTCCTGCTGGGCATTCCACCGATGATCTTTACGTGCTTGACTTGACTAATGATAAATTTAAGTGGCATAG AGTTGTTGTTCAAGATCCTGGTCCTGGACCTCGCTACGGGCATGCAATGGACTTGATTGCTCAAAGATATCTTGTTACTGTTAGCGGCAATGATG GCAAGAGAGTGCTGTCAGATGCTTGGGCCTTGGATACAGCACAAAAACCATATAAGTGGCTGAAACTCAATCCTGAAGGCGATAAACCTTGTGCCAGAAT GTATGCAACAGCTAGTTCCCGCTCCGATGGCATGTTTTTGCTCTGTGGAGGAAGAGACACCTCAGGCACG CCGCTGTCTGATGCGTATGGGCTGCTGATGCATAGGAATGGTCAATGGGAATGGACTCTTGCACCTGGGGTCTCTCCGTCCCCTAGGTATCAACATTCAGCG GTCTTCGTTGGTGCTCGGTTACATGTTACAGGTGGTGCCCTAAGGGGCGGCCGAGCAATAGATGGTGAAGCTTCTATTGCAg TATTGGATACTGCTGCAGGAGTATGGTTAGATCGAAACGGGGTCGTGACTTCATCTCGAGCAAACAAGGGTGTCGCTGATTTTGATGCCGCTGTTGAGCTTATGCGTCGATGCCGTCATGCATCTGCATCTGTTGGGGTTCGAATTTACATCTTCGGTGGCCTCAGAGGAG ATCAACTGCTCGATGATCTTCTCATAGCAGAAAATTCTCCATTTCAGTCTGACATTAACACTCCAATCTCCACTTCTGAAAGACCTTCAACCCCAAGAATGCCCAAAGCTAGTCCACCAGCTCCAAGTCCGTATCCAACAAATTCTGATAGCGGAACCACGAGCCCGACAAATTCTGATAGCAGACCAGCAAGCCCTACTCCTCTTGGCGCAAGTTCAAG TATTGACAAGAAGTCTGTTGACAAACTGGTGGAAGCCTCGGCTGCTGAAGCGGAGGCTGCTAGTGCTGTTTGGCAAGCTGCAAAGGCAGCATCTTCAGTTCCCACTGAAGAAGCTTCTACATCAGATGGCAACAATGCGCACGTCCCAGAAGTCATGTCGGATGGAAGCGATACAGAAGGAGATGTTCGGCTTTTTTCAAGAGCT GTAGTGGTTGCTAAAGAGACTGTTGGTAACTTGGGTGGGTTGGTTCGGCAGCTATCTTTGGATCAGTTTGAAAATGAAAGCAGAAGAGTGAATCCCTTAAACAATGACCAAGGATATCCTAACAAAAAGTTCCTTGCCAGACAGAGGTCACCCCAGGGGTTGCATAAGAAG ATTATTTCTTTATTGCTGAGGCCTCGGAATTGGAAAGCACCTGCTAATAGAAGATTTTTCCTGGATTCCTATGAAGTTGGCGAGCTTTGTTATGCTGCTGAGCAGATTTTTATGCAGGAGCCCACAGTTCTGCAACTGAAGGCCCCTGTTAAAGTATTTGGTGATCTTCATGGACAGTTTGGTGATTTAATGCGTTTGTTTGATGAGTATGGATTTCCAGCAACTGCTGGAGACTTAAC GTATATTGATTATTTATTTCTCGGAGACTATGTCGACCGAGGACAGCACAGCTTGGAAACTATAACTTTGCTTTTAGCTCTCAAG ATTGAGTATCCCGAAAACGTTCACTTGATAAGAGGAAACCATGAAGCTGCTGACATAAATGCACTATTTGGCTTTCGCCTTGAGTGCATCGAGAGGATG GGAGAGAATGATGGCATATGGGCATGGACTCGATTCAATCAACTTTTCAACTATCTCCCACTTGCTGCCCTCATTGAGAAGAAAATCATTTGCATGCATGGTGGCATTGGAAGGTCGATCAATTCTATAGAACAAATAGAGAAACTTGAAAGGCCCATAACCATGGATGCTGGATCTATTGTTTTGATGGATCTTCTATG GTCAGATCCCACAGAAAATGACAGTATAGAGGGTTTAAGACCAAATGCTCGGGGTCCTGGACTAGTCACTTTCGGG CCTGACCGAGTCATAGAATTCTGCAAGAAAAACAAACTGCAATTGATTATTAGGGCACACGAGTGTGTTATGGATGGTTTCGAACGCTTTGCTCAGGGACAGTTAATTACTTTATTCTCTGCAACTAACTACTGTG GGACGGCAAACAATGCTGGGGCAATCTTGGTAGTTGGAAGGGGACTTGTCGTGGTTCCTAAACTGATTCATCCTCTACCTCCTCCACTTCTATCGCCTGAGAACTCTCCAGAACGTGGTGTGGATGACACATGGATGCAG GAGCTCAACATTCAAAGACCTCCTACACCAACTAGGGGTCGACCGCAACCAGATCATGATCGTAGTTCACTTGCATATATCTGA